In Chthoniobacterales bacterium, one DNA window encodes the following:
- a CDS encoding DUF262 domain-containing protein: MEDFGAESIDSNYGAEDESDLNPLRRIDVSSVSVSGTDWTTETLLSQMDKGNIELNPRFQRRDAWEQTRKSLFIESLILGLPVPQIVLAERSDARGKYIVLDGKQRLLCLRQFTATDPKSEFRSFKLKGLEIRPDLEGRGFSDFQSDFEFQADLTAFENQSIRTVVVRNWRSEALLFHVFLRLNRGSKPLSPQELRQALHPGPFLDFADESSTASRAIRGILRLSEPDFRMRDVELIIRFFSFKHRLSYYRGNLKDFLDQSCKEFNENWAALCDRFSSEMEDLESAHAFSKTIFGRDFNYSKWTGSGYERRFNRAVFDVVIAALTDPLLRSAIEADIEKAKVTYQALCEQDPRFIESIERTTKSLESTRYRFNSFYGRLAEAYQIDVQPPAVGA, from the coding sequence ATGGAAGACTTCGGCGCGGAATCTATAGACTCTAACTACGGGGCAGAGGACGAATCCGACCTCAATCCGCTGAGGCGAATCGATGTCTCTTCGGTTTCAGTGTCAGGGACAGATTGGACTACAGAGACGCTTCTAAGTCAGATGGACAAAGGAAACATTGAACTTAACCCGCGATTTCAGCGCCGGGATGCTTGGGAACAAACCCGTAAGAGCCTCTTCATCGAATCCCTAATCTTGGGACTTCCCGTCCCTCAGATTGTATTAGCAGAAAGAAGCGATGCTAGAGGAAAATATATTGTGTTGGATGGTAAGCAACGTCTTCTGTGTTTACGGCAATTTACGGCGACGGACCCAAAATCAGAGTTCCGTTCGTTCAAGTTGAAAGGATTAGAAATTCGGCCTGACCTTGAAGGTAGGGGCTTTAGCGATTTTCAATCCGATTTTGAATTCCAAGCGGACCTTACCGCTTTCGAAAATCAGTCAATTCGCACGGTAGTAGTGCGAAACTGGCGGTCCGAGGCCCTTTTATTCCACGTGTTCCTTCGATTAAACAGAGGAAGCAAGCCGCTATCCCCGCAAGAACTTCGTCAAGCTCTCCATCCTGGTCCATTTTTGGACTTTGCTGATGAAAGCTCCACTGCCAGTCGGGCAATTCGGGGTATTTTGCGACTTAGTGAACCAGACTTCCGCATGCGCGATGTTGAACTCATTATCCGTTTCTTCAGTTTCAAACATCGTCTCAGCTATTACCGCGGAAACTTGAAAGACTTCCTTGATCAATCGTGCAAGGAATTCAACGAAAATTGGGCCGCGTTGTGTGATCGGTTCTCTTCGGAAATGGAAGATTTGGAATCCGCACATGCATTTTCAAAGACGATTTTCGGTCGAGACTTTAACTACAGCAAGTGGACTGGAAGTGGTTATGAAAGGCGCTTCAACCGTGCGGTTTTCGACGTTGTCATAGCCGCTCTCACGGATCCTTTATTACGCTCCGCGATTGAGGCGGATATCGAGAAAGCGAAGGTTACGTATCAAGCGCTTTGCGAACAGGATCCTAGGTTTATCGAATCGATCGAGCGGACTACAAAGAGCTTGGAATCGACGCGCTACCGCTTCAACTCTTTTTATGGTCGCTTGGCAGAAGCCTACCAAATTGACGTCCAACCGCCGGCAGTAGGTGCTTGA
- the thiC gene encoding phosphomethylpyrimidine synthase ThiC, with protein sequence MNNDATTLSAPIPHSSDVLPASRKVFVSGELHPDVRVPMREISLASTKDFNGRVVENEPVRVYDTSGPWGDPDVACDSSHGLPPLRDKWIRDRGDVEVVAGRSVLPMDDGYLSGKHAEFASQAERNRLVEFPGLKRETLRAKPGKTVTQYAYAKAGIITPEMEFIAIRENQKTISNLGFNISDFSQDNNRTDLQKQHIGSAQLINQNSEIRNDYTPSVFSRFPQRIPAEITPEFVRSEVAAGRAIIPNNINHPESEPMIIGRNFLVKINANIGNSAVASSIEEEVEKMRWATKWGADTVMDLSTGKNIHATREWILRNSPVPIGTVPIYQALEKVNGKAEDLTWEIFRDTLIEQAEQGVDYFTIHAGVLLRFIPWTASRMTGIVSRGGSIMAKWCLSHHQENFLYTHWDDICDICAAYDVAFSIGDGLRPGSIADANDKAQFGELQVQGELTERAWAKGVQVMNEGPGHVPMHMIEENMAKQLEWCHEAPFYTLGPLTTDIAPGYDHITSGIGAAMIGWYGCAMLCYVTPKEHLGLPNKKDVKDGVITYKIAAHAADLAKGHPGAQYRDNALSKARFEFRWEDQFNLALDPITAREYHDETLPQEGAKSAHFCSMCGPHFCSMKITEDVRKYAAEQQISEEEAVAKGLAEKSAEFHANGAELYAKA encoded by the coding sequence ATGAACAACGACGCCACCACACTTAGCGCCCCGATTCCCCACAGCTCCGACGTTCTGCCCGCCAGCCGCAAAGTCTTTGTTTCAGGCGAGTTGCATCCCGATGTGCGCGTCCCGATGCGGGAAATTTCGCTCGCGTCCACGAAGGACTTCAATGGCCGCGTCGTGGAAAATGAACCCGTCCGCGTTTACGACACCAGCGGCCCGTGGGGCGATCCCGACGTCGCCTGCGATTCCAGCCATGGCCTCCCGCCACTCCGCGACAAATGGATCCGCGACCGCGGCGATGTCGAAGTCGTCGCCGGCCGCAGCGTCCTCCCCATGGACGATGGCTACCTTAGCGGCAAACACGCCGAATTCGCCAGCCAGGCCGAACGCAACCGCCTCGTCGAATTCCCCGGCCTCAAACGCGAAACCCTCCGCGCCAAGCCCGGCAAAACCGTCACCCAATACGCCTACGCCAAAGCCGGCATCATCACGCCGGAAATGGAATTCATCGCCATCCGCGAAAACCAAAAAACCATTTCGAACTTAGGATTTAACATTTCCGATTTCAGTCAGGACAACAACCGCACCGACCTCCAAAAACAGCACATAGGCTCCGCCCAACTCATAAATCAGAATTCAGAAATCAGAAATGATTACACGCCGAGCGTGTTCTCCCGCTTTCCCCAACGCATCCCTGCCGAAATCACCCCCGAATTCGTCCGCTCCGAAGTCGCCGCTGGCCGGGCCATCATCCCCAACAACATCAACCACCCCGAGTCCGAGCCCATGATCATCGGGCGCAACTTCCTCGTCAAAATCAACGCCAACATCGGCAACTCCGCCGTCGCGTCCTCCATCGAGGAGGAAGTCGAGAAAATGCGCTGGGCCACAAAATGGGGCGCCGACACCGTCATGGACCTCTCCACCGGCAAAAACATCCACGCCACCCGCGAATGGATCCTCCGCAACTCCCCCGTCCCCATCGGCACCGTCCCCATCTATCAAGCCCTCGAAAAAGTGAACGGCAAAGCCGAAGACCTCACTTGGGAAATCTTCCGCGACACCCTCATCGAGCAAGCCGAGCAAGGAGTCGATTACTTCACCATCCACGCCGGCGTCCTCCTCCGCTTCATCCCCTGGACCGCCTCCCGCATGACCGGCATCGTCTCCCGCGGCGGCTCCATCATGGCGAAATGGTGCCTCTCGCATCATCAGGAAAACTTCCTCTACACCCATTGGGACGACATTTGCGACATCTGCGCCGCCTACGACGTCGCCTTCTCCATCGGTGACGGCCTCCGCCCCGGCTCCATCGCCGACGCCAATGACAAAGCCCAATTCGGCGAACTTCAGGTCCAGGGCGAACTTACCGAACGCGCCTGGGCCAAAGGCGTGCAAGTCATGAACGAAGGCCCCGGCCACGTCCCCATGCACATGATCGAGGAAAACATGGCCAAGCAACTCGAATGGTGCCACGAAGCGCCGTTCTACACCCTCGGGCCGCTCACCACCGACATCGCCCCCGGCTACGACCACATCACCAGCGGCATCGGCGCCGCCATGATCGGCTGGTATGGATGCGCCATGCTCTGCTACGTCACCCCCAAGGAACACCTCGGGCTGCCCAACAAAAAAGACGTCAAAGACGGCGTCATCACCTACAAAATCGCCGCCCATGCCGCTGATCTCGCCAAAGGCCACCCCGGCGCCCAATACCGCGACAACGCTCTCAGCAAAGCGAGATTCGAGTTCCGTTGGGAAGACCAATTCAACCTCGCCCTCGACCCCATCACCGCCCGCGAATACCACGACGAAACCCTTCCGCAAGAAGGAGCCAAAAGCGCCCACTTCTGCAGCATGTGCGGCCCCCACTTCTGTTCCATGAAAATCACCGAGGACGTGAGAAAATACGCCGCCGAACAACAAATCAGCGAAGAAGAAGCCGTCGCCAAAGGCCTCGCTGAGAAATCAGCCGAGTTCCATGCCAATGGCGCCGAGCTTTACGCGAAAGCATAA